The Aerococcus loyolae genome contains the following window.
TACTGGATGAATATGGAAATTACCACATTCGGACCACAGTATTAGGTCACGTTCAACGTGGAGGATCACCAAGTGCTAAAGACCGTATGTTAGCAACTTCTTTAGGACATGCAGCGGTTGAAGCTTTAAGCAAGGGGCAATCTGGAGTATGTATGGGCATTGTAGATAACAAAATTGTCTATACCGATATTGAGAATGCCCTAGAGAAAAAAGACGACCGTCAAAAACGTAATACGCTCAATAAATATCTCTATGATCTTAACCAAGAAACCTCAGTTTGGTCTTAAAAATAAAAGGAGAAAATGAAATGCCATTTGATATGAAATTATTGAAGAAAACCAAAGTTGTATGTACGATTGGACCTGCTTCAGAAGATCCAGAAACCCTAGTCGAACTGGCTAAAGCAGGTATGGACGTTGCCCGGATGAACTTTTCTCACGGTGACCACGATGAACACTTAGCCCGCATCAAAGCGATTCGTCAAGTGGAACGTGAAGCTGGAAAACGGATTGCGGTTATGCTAGATACCAAGGGCCCTGAAATTCGTACCCATAACATGAAGGACCATGCTCCGGTTTTCTTAGAAAAGGGTAAAACCGTTAAAATTTCTATGACTGAAGTTGAAGGAACCCAAGACATGATTTCAGTCACTTATCCTCAATTAATTAATGATGTTCATGTTGATTCTCATATTCTCATTGATGATGGTTTAGTTGATTTACGTGTTACTGACATTGACTTTGATAAGGGAATTGTTACCACTGTTGTGGAAAATAGTGGTTTAATCAAAGACAAGAAGGGGGTTAATATCCCTGGCGTTTCCGTATCCCTACCTGGTATCACTGAAAAAGATGAAGCCGACATTCGTTTTGGTCTAGAAAATGGAATTGACATTATCGCTGCTTCCTTTGTTCGTAAGCCAGAAGATGTTTTAGAAATTCGCGAAATTTTAGAAGAAACGGGTAATGAAACCGTTCAAATTATCCCTAAAATTGAAACCCAAGAAGGGGTAGACAATATTGACGGGATTTTGCAAGTTTCTGATGGTTTAATGGTTGCTCGTGGTGACTTAGGGGTAGAAATTCCAACTGAAATGGTGCCAGTTGTTCAAAAAGAATTAATCCGCAAGTGTAATGCGGCTGGTAAACCAGTTATTACTGCTACCCAAATGTTAGATTCTATGCAACGCAACCCACGGCCAACTCGGGCTGAAGCTTCTGACGTTGCTAATGCCATTCTAGACGGTACCGATGCGATTATGTTATCCGGTGAAACAGCTGCTGGTGACTATCCACTTGAAGCCGTTAAGACCATGACTCGTATCGCTATGACTACTGAACGTGAAAGTGAATTACGCGGTCAAGCTCAACAAGCCCTTAAAGAATATCAAAACAGTGATGTTTCTGAAGCCATTGCCCAATCTGTTGCCCATACAGCTCGCAATTTGAATATTCAAACCATCGTTGCTGCAACAAATTCAGGTCATACTGCCCGTTTAATTTCTAAGTACCGTCCTAATGCCATGATCTTAGCGCTTACCTTCTCTGAAAGTCGTGCGCATAAGTTATTACTTAGCCGTGGCGTGGTACCAATGGTCATTGAAAAACCAGCATCTACCGATGAAATGACCTTACTTGCCACCCAAATTGCCAAAGAAGAAGACTACGCTAAAGATGGCGACCTTATCCTTATTACAGCTGGGGTACCGGTTGGTGAAACAGGGACTACCAACTTAATGAAGATTCAAATGATCGGTGAACGTTTAATTGAAGCTCAAGGGCTAGGAAATCAATCAGTCATTGGACACGTGGTTAAAGCTCAAAGCCCAGAAGAAGCCATTGAAAAAGCTAACCATGACAACATCTTAGTGGTATCCACAACTGATGAACGTTATAATGAAGCCATTAAGAAGGCAGGGGCTGTTATTGTAGAAAATGCAACCCTAACTAGCCATGCTGCTGTAATGAGTGTCAATACTGGAACACCAGTTATCGTTAATGCTAAAGATGCGACGAACATTCTTGAAGAAGGCCAATTGATTACCTTGGATGCACGTCGCGGTATGGTTTATGATGGTGCCACAACCACTATCTAAGCTTGAACGAGACGAAGTCAGTGCCTATTAGGTACTGGCTTTTTTATTTTTCCTTATCAGCATTCTGGCAATTCATTTTGGGAAGGCCATGTCTATGCTATACTTAAAGAAATCGATATGAAGGAGACCAGTAAATGAAAGAACTAGCTAGTGTAGTCTCTGCTAGAGTGAGTGACTATAATGCAAAGAATTATTATGTCCAGTTCGAGGGGAAGACCTTTGAACTAAATCCCAGCGATAAGATAAAATCACTGAATATTGGACAAGAAATCCCAGTGTTTATCTATACTAATCAAAAAAATCAAGCCAAAGCGACTCTAGATTTTCCCAAGAGTCGACAAAATACCTATGGTTGGGCTGAGGTTACCCAAGTCCGCCATGATCTAGGTGTCTTTTTAGACATTGGCCTTCCAGATAAGGATATGGTCTTGTCTATGGATGAGTTACCTAGTGAAACAGGGCTTTGGCCTAAAAAAGGCGATAAGCTTTATGTGAAATTATCCGTAGATCGCAAGGACCGGCAATGGGCTAACCTAGCCGATTCTGTGGTTGTCCAGTCCTTAACTAGTAAAGTTAAGGGAAATGAAAAGCGTTGGGTCAATCAAGTCAAAAAAGCCCGGGTCTACCAGTGTAAATTAAATGGGAGCCACTTGATCACAGAGGATTATTACTTGGCTTTTATCCACCCTAGTGAATGGGAAGTAGAACCTCGCTTAGGAGAAGAAGTAGAAGCTCGGGTTATTGGTATCGGTCAAAATGCTAATCTTAACTTATCCCTCAAGCCGCGTGCTTTCGAAGTGATCAATGATGATGCCGAAATGATTTATCAAGTCTTAAAACGTACCCCTGAGGGCTTTTTGCCTTATAACGATAAGAGTGATCCTAATGATATCAGGTCAGCCTTTAATATTTCCAAGGCTCAGTTTAAACGTGCACTAGGACACCTGATGAAAAATCAGCGCATTGAACAAAATGAAAATGGGATAACTTTAAAGGATAAGTGATTTTTTGACTATCAGTGATTTGATTGAGGATTTTTTAATTGCTTTACGGGTAGAGCAAGGGCTTTCGGAAAATACCATTAAAACCTACCACAATGTCTTAAATCAATTTCAATTGGCTTTGTCTGAAGTGGGAATTGAGGATATTCAAGCCGTTAAACGCCAAGATGTTATCCAACAGCTGGAAAAGTTAAACCAAAAGGGTCGAGCAGTCTCAACCATGAGTCAATATTTATCGACCCTACGCCATTTCTTTAAATATTTGATTTTAGACTCAGTGATTGAAGAAAATCCGGTAGAAAATATCTCCTTGCCTAAGAAGAAACAGCAGCTCCCTCAAGTGCTAAGTATTGAAGAAGTTGATCGTTTGTTAGAAATTCCGGATGTCAATACGACCCTTGGCTTGCGAGACCGGAGCTTATTAGAGTTACTTTATGCAAGTGGACTGCGGGTGAGTGAATTGGTTCACTTAAAAATGAGTGACTTTCACGAAGACCTAGGCTTTCTCCAAACGATTGGTAAGGGTAACAAGGAGCGCATTATTCCTCTAGGAGAAGTGGCCAAAGATTGGCTACAGATTTATCTCAAAGAAAGTCGTCCCAAACTCTTGAAGGAAAATGATCAATCTCAAGGAATGATTTATTTGAACCATCATGGACGCCCCCTTAGTCGGCAAGGCGTTTGGAAGAAGCTCAAGCAATATATCCAAGCTGCTGGGATAACAAAAGAAGTCAGCCCCCATACCTTGCGTCACTCATTTGCCACGCATTTATTGGAAAATGGGGCAGACTTAAGAGTGGTTCAAGAACTTTTGGGCCATGCTGATATTTCTACCACGCAAATTTATACCCACATCCATTCGCAACATATGCGCGAAATTTATAAAAAGACATTTCCAAGGGCATAGAAAAAGAGGTTGGAAATTTTTCCCAACCTCTTTCTCTATTGACGACTCTTGTAAGATGTCTACGCTAAGTATCCGAAACAGACCCTATAAACATTCACTTATCCTCTTAGATTGAAATTACTTTTCAATCGATAGGTCATCATTCAATTCGATTTGAATGTGAGCTGCTTGAGGAGCAGTATTCTTAATGGTTACAGTTTGGCTTTCACCTTGTTTGAGTCGGTCAGTCTTCCAAGTATCAGAAGCCAACTCTTTTTGGTCAGCATCGACAAATTTAAAGGTTATTCCCAAATTCACCAAATCAGCTTTGGAGTGGTTAGTTAATGTCCCCGTCATGACAATGCTTTGGTCAGTACTTGCCGCTTGGTCAACAGTGAATTGTAAATTATTTAAATCCTCTTCAAGTTGAGAATAGGCTGCTTTACGGAAGTCAAGATTTTCTTTAGCCTCTTCAAGGGCTTTGGAATTTTTATCTGCGTCAATTTCTTCCAAAGCTTCTGCTTGAATGATAAAGCGTGAATCTTGGGATAAGTCTTTCAGGATATCAATTCGCTTCCGGTAATGATCATTAAAGGCAGTCTGACTATCGAAGGTAGCCGGCTCTTGGTTCAAAGCATCCACACAAGCTTTTAATTCATTTAAGTAGTCCTTCACCTTATTTTCTAAATCTTTATCTTTAAAGCTTTGGTCTTGATACTTTTTCATTTCCTCCCACTCAGTATTGAAGGAATTAATGAGGGCTTGACTACCTGCATTGTCACTATTTTTATCGACTTGGCTAGCTGCTTCCTGTTTCTTTTGCCAGGTGGTAAAGAGATCACTAAAAAATAGGTCATCGGTTTTGTTTTGCGAAGAGCAAGCACTTAGAAAGAATAAGGTCGCACAGAGGCAGGCCAAGGCAATGATTTTCTTGAATGGCTTCATTAAATAGGTCCTTTCTACATTTAAGTTGATATTATTATATCATTACTTTAATAGGCATAGAAAAGAATTGAAAGGAAAAGCCATTCGAAGATCATGCTAAACTTTGATACAATAGAACTATAGGAGGGCTGGTAATGAATAAGATCGAAACTTTAAAAAATATGATTTATGAAAGTGATCGGATCGTCTTCTTTGGAGGAGCAGGAGTATCCACAGCAAGTGGCATTCCTGATTTTCGTTCTGCGGATGGTTTATTTATGCAAGATTCTGGATATCAGGTCAGTGCAGAAGAAATTATTTCACATTCTTTCTTTGAGAAATATCCCCAAATATTCTTTGACTATTACTTTGATCATTTAGTTTATCCAGATGCTAAACCCAATGCCTGTCACCGCTATTTAGCTGATTTAGAAGCTAAGGGGAAAGAAGTTGCCATTGTCACTCAAAATATCGATGGTCTTCATCAAGAGGCGGGAAGTCAAAAAGTCTATGAATTACATGGCAATGTCTGGGATAATTACTGTCTAAAATGTAAACGACACTATCGGACAGAAGACTTAGAAAAAGATGAGCAAGGGATCCCACGATGCAGCTTTGACCAGGCCATCGTACGCCCTAATGTCGTTCTTTACGAAGAGGCACTCGATCAAAAAGAGATATTAGGGGCGGTTAGAGCCATTGAGCAAGCGGACTTGATGATCGTTGCTGGGACTTCTTTAAGAGTCTATCCTGCCGCTGGTTTAATTGATTATTTTAATGGCTCTTATTTAGCAGTCATTAATAAAACAAAGATTCAAGTGGATAGAAAAGATACGCTGGTCTTTGAGGATTCCTTAACTAATGTCTTTAAGGCTTTAGATATTTAAGAATGTTATTTCAAAAAGGTTTCTATTTTTATGGTATTGGATATTTGCTTAGAAAAGTGAGTATTTTCTTTTTGGGGCGTTTATGATAGTCTATGAACCATAGAATCTTTAAGAGAGGTTAGGTGAGTTATGCTAATTCCATACATTTCAAATTATGAGAAAGTAGTTATGGGTTTGTTATCTTATCTAGATGCCTATAAGTCTATGGATGACTTGATGGCAGAAATGAAGCGTATAAAAACAGGTAAGCGTCAACTTTACTTATGGCGTGATGAAGAAACCGATAATATTGTCGGTATTATTGGTTTTGACCAAGATGAGGAAAAAGAATTACTATTAGTACGATATAGCTCAGTTAATCCTTCTTTCGACCAAAATGAGATTACCTATGCCATGCTGACTGCTTTAACCCAGGAATTTCCTATGTATACCATTAGCGGCTCACTAGCTATGTCTGATATCTTAAAAGGATGGGCCTTACATGAGCAACGTACCATGCCACATATCATTCATCACGATGGGGAAGGTTTATGAATAAAACTAAGCAAGAAAACACTGAAACTTCTAATGATGAATTACACATCGATCTAGCGGCTTTTGAGGGGCCGCTAGATTTGCTTTTGCACTTAATTAAGCAGATGGAAGTTGATATTTTTGATATTCCCATTGTTGATATCACCAACCAATATCTAGAAACGATTCACCGCCACCAAAAAAGGGACTTGGAACTAGCTAGTGACTATTTGATTATGGCGGCCAGTTTAATTGAAATTAAGACTAAATTACTCTTACCCAAAAAAGCCATGGAAAAAGAAGAGGAAGACGATCCACGTGCCGATTTAGTCCAACAATTACTAACTTATAAGCAATATAAGGCTGTCTCAGCTATCTTAGAAGAAAAACAAGCTGACCGGTCTTTGAGTTACTCTAAAGAGGCCAGTGACCTCTCTGATTTACAAGCCGTTGTGCCTTTGCCTGAAAACGAAGTAAGCAGTGAAGACCTCTTATCGGCCTTAAAAAAAATGTTTTTACGCTTGAAGCAAGAACAACCACTTGAAAGAACTGTAAAAGGGGAAACTTTTACTATTGATGAGGCGATTACGAGTATCGAAGAAGCCTTGGACCAAGAGCCAGACCACTTGTCCTTTTTTTCTTTGCTGAGTTCGAATCAACCCAATAAAGAAAAAGTTGTGACTTATTTTCTGGCTTTGTTACAATTAGTTAAACAAGGAAAATTACTTATCCAGCAAGATCAGATTGCTGCAGATATAAGCATACAAAAGAAGGATGATGGGGATTGACCATTGAGGGAGCTTGCGAAAGTTTGTTATTTGTTGCTGGTGAGGAAGGCCTTAGCCTAGAGGAACTAGCTAATCTTTTAGATCTTTCTAAAGAAAAGGTCCAGTATCGTTTGTGGAACTTAGACAAGAAATTAAAAACTGATAGCCAGCGGGGGCTTGAATTAGTATGCCTAGGAGGTCGCTATCAATTACTGACCCAAAAGACCTATGCTGACTTGATCCAAAAATATGCCGTCAGTCCTTTTGCTTTGAAGCTGTCCCAACAAGCCTTGGAAACCTTGGCAGTGATTGCCTACCAAGGCCCAATTACCCGATTAGAAATTGATGAAATCAGGGGGGTTCAATCGCAAGCCATGATCAAACGGCTCTTATTGCATGATTTGATTGAAGAAGCAGGGCGAAAAGAGGGACCTGGACGTCCGATTCTTTACCAAGTAACTAATTATTTTTATCAATATTTTGGATTGAATTCAATAGCCGACCTCCCTGACATATCATCCCTTTTACCTGAAGAAGAGGAAGATAAGGGCTTATTTGATGAAGAAGGAGATAAATAATGGAAAGATTACAAAAGGTTATTGCCCATGCTGGTGTGGCTTCTAGACGTGATGCTGAAAAATTAATCCTTGCAGGTCGGGTGCAGGTCAATGGCCAGGTGGTTACTGAACTCGGCACGAAGGTGACAAAGAAAGACCTCGTTGAAGTTGACCAGGTGCCTATATATAAAGAAGAACCTGTTTACTACTTATTCAATAAGCCGGATGGGGTCATTTCTTCTGTTGCTGATGACAAAGGGAGAAAAGTAGTCGTTGATTATTTTAAAGAGATTCCCCAACGTATTTATCCTATCGGGCGTTTAGATTATCATACGACTGGAGTCTTACTTTTAACCAATGATGGGGAGTTTGCTAATTTATTAATGCATCCTCGTTACGAAATTGATAAGGTCTACGTGGCTAAGGTAAAGGGTTATCCTAGTCCCGATGCTCTTAAGCGCTTAGAAGAAGGTCTAGTGATAGACGGGCAGAAAACCGCTAAGGCTAGGGCAAGAATTCGGAAAAATAAGGCTGCTAAGGAAAATGCAACCGTTGAGTTGACAATTCATGAAGGACGTAATCGTCAAGTCCGTAAGATGCTTGAAGCAATTGGTCATCCCGTAAAACGTTTGAACCGCGAACGCTATGGCTTTTTAACGACTGAAGGTCTAGGAGTGGGTGAATATCGGCCATTATTAAAAGCTGAAGTTGAGCGTTTAAAACAATATGCCTTACAAAAATAAAACGCTTGCATTTCTCCTATAATGGGGTTATATTTTATTTGTAAAATTAAATAAATGAAATCTTCGGGGCAGGGTTAGATTCCCGATCGGCGGTGATAGTCCGCGAATCAGTGAGCTGATAGAACTAGTGAAATTCTAGTACCGACTGTAAAGTCAGAATGGGAGAAGATAGTAAATACTTACTAATTAATTCTTTTCATTGAAGACTTGCGGTGAAAGGAATTTTTTATTTTAAAGAAATAACAATTAACCCTGACTGAGAAGAAGAAAGGGGAAATTGTTATGAAAACAAGTACACGTCAGTTAATTGTTACCGCAGTGATGGGGGCTATTGCCTTTATCCTTATGATGTTTTCTTTTCCGATATTGCCTGCTATACCTTTCTTAAAGGTCGATTTTTCTGATGTACCGATCCTATTCACCACCTTTTTGTTTGGTCCATGGAGTGGTGCAGGGGCTGCTTTTGTACGGAACTTTTTGCACTATATTCAAACAGGTGGCAATGCGGGTTACCCAATCGGAGATATGGCTTCTTTCATAGCCACTCTTTCTTATTGCTTGCCAATTTACTATATTTTACGTAATTATGATCTTCGTTTGAGCAAAGAAGTTGAAACGGCTAAGTACTATGTCAAAGTCTGCTTTGCTTTTGCAATTGGTAGCGTATTAATGACGTTTGTCCTTTCCTTGGCTAACTACTATGTCATTACTCCTTTCTATATGGCCGTGATGAATTTTGAAATTCCTAATATGCAAGAATATATTCTTTATGGCATAGTACCCTTTAATTTACTCAAGGGTCTGATTATTTCGGTAGCTAACTTTATTGTTCTATCGGCTGCCTTACCTGTAGCTAAGCGACGTTTAGTTTAGTCCAGGGCTCTTATTATTAGCTAGATAAATCCCTTGCCATTGAAATAAAAAAGACACCAGCTTAATGAGAAGCTAATACTTACTTGGCTCCTTAAGCTGGTGTTTTTATTTGCTTATTTTTTGTGGAGAGGGCATTCTTCTTCCTGGTCTTGAGAAAATTTGAGTTGGTTAATCATTTGGTAAATCCAACCTAAATCTTCAGTAGTTAGATCATCTTTGATTGTATGGATAGTTATGCCTTTAAGATTGAACAAGGGGTAGGTGGTTAATAAAATATCAATCCTTGAACTATCTAGGTCTTCCATAAAGTAAGTATCTATAATGGGGGTGACCTCAATTAATGAGCCAAAAAACAGATGGAGTTTGCCACAGATTTCCTTAGTACTGTAAGAACGACTGGTATAAACCGCGATATTTAGGCGTTTATAGTCCTTGTAAAAATGATTGATAGTTAAGGGATAAAATGAATAGACATAAGAAAACATAATAGCCGTACGTTTGGCAATTAGCTCTTTACTGAAATAGGATTGAAAACTTTCTAGAATTGGCTGTAAACGGG
Protein-coding sequences here:
- a CDS encoding FxLYD domain-containing protein, coding for MKPFKKIIALACLCATLFFLSACSSQNKTDDLFFSDLFTTWQKKQEAASQVDKNSDNAGSQALINSFNTEWEEMKKYQDQSFKDKDLENKVKDYLNELKACVDALNQEPATFDSQTAFNDHYRKRIDILKDLSQDSRFIIQAEALEEIDADKNSKALEEAKENLDFRKAAYSQLEEDLNNLQFTVDQAASTDQSIVMTGTLTNHSKADLVNLGITFKFVDADQKELASDTWKTDRLKQGESQTVTIKNTAPQAAHIQIELNDDLSIEK
- the pyk gene encoding pyruvate kinase; translated protein: MKKTKVVCTIGPASEDPETLVELAKAGMDVARMNFSHGDHDEHLARIKAIRQVEREAGKRIAVMLDTKGPEIRTHNMKDHAPVFLEKGKTVKISMTEVEGTQDMISVTYPQLINDVHVDSHILIDDGLVDLRVTDIDFDKGIVTTVVENSGLIKDKKGVNIPGVSVSLPGITEKDEADIRFGLENGIDIIAASFVRKPEDVLEIREILEETGNETVQIIPKIETQEGVDNIDGILQVSDGLMVARGDLGVEIPTEMVPVVQKELIRKCNAAGKPVITATQMLDSMQRNPRPTRAEASDVANAILDGTDAIMLSGETAAGDYPLEAVKTMTRIAMTTERESELRGQAQQALKEYQNSDVSEAIAQSVAHTARNLNIQTIVAATNSGHTARLISKYRPNAMILALTFSESRAHKLLLSRGVVPMVIEKPASTDEMTLLATQIAKEEDYAKDGDLILITAGVPVGETGTTNLMKIQMIGERLIEAQGLGNQSVIGHVVKAQSPEEAIEKANHDNILVVSTTDERYNEAIKKAGAVIVENATLTSHAAVMSVNTGTPVIVNAKDATNILEEGQLITLDARRGMVYDGATTTI
- a CDS encoding CvfB family protein: MKELASVVSARVSDYNAKNYYVQFEGKTFELNPSDKIKSLNIGQEIPVFIYTNQKNQAKATLDFPKSRQNTYGWAEVTQVRHDLGVFLDIGLPDKDMVLSMDELPSETGLWPKKGDKLYVKLSVDRKDRQWANLADSVVVQSLTSKVKGNEKRWVNQVKKARVYQCKLNGSHLITEDYYLAFIHPSEWEVEPRLGEEVEARVIGIGQNANLNLSLKPRAFEVINDDAEMIYQVLKRTPEGFLPYNDKSDPNDIRSAFNISKAQFKRALGHLMKNQRIEQNENGITLKDK
- the xerD gene encoding site-specific tyrosine recombinase XerD; the encoded protein is MSDLIEDFLIALRVEQGLSENTIKTYHNVLNQFQLALSEVGIEDIQAVKRQDVIQQLEKLNQKGRAVSTMSQYLSTLRHFFKYLILDSVIEENPVENISLPKKKQQLPQVLSIEEVDRLLEIPDVNTTLGLRDRSLLELLYASGLRVSELVHLKMSDFHEDLGFLQTIGKGNKERIIPLGEVAKDWLQIYLKESRPKLLKENDQSQGMIYLNHHGRPLSRQGVWKKLKQYIQAAGITKEVSPHTLRHSFATHLLENGADLRVVQELLGHADISTTQIYTHIHSQHMREIYKKTFPRA
- a CDS encoding ECF transporter S component; the encoded protein is MKTSTRQLIVTAVMGAIAFILMMFSFPILPAIPFLKVDFSDVPILFTTFLFGPWSGAGAAFVRNFLHYIQTGGNAGYPIGDMASFIATLSYCLPIYYILRNYDLRLSKEVETAKYYVKVCFAFAIGSVLMTFVLSLANYYVITPFYMAVMNFEIPNMQEYILYGIVPFNLLKGLIISVANFIVLSAALPVAKRRLV
- a CDS encoding segregation and condensation protein A translates to MNKTKQENTETSNDELHIDLAAFEGPLDLLLHLIKQMEVDIFDIPIVDITNQYLETIHRHQKRDLELASDYLIMAASLIEIKTKLLLPKKAMEKEEEDDPRADLVQQLLTYKQYKAVSAILEEKQADRSLSYSKEASDLSDLQAVVPLPENEVSSEDLLSALKKMFLRLKQEQPLERTVKGETFTIDEAITSIEEALDQEPDHLSFFSLLSSNQPNKEKVVTYFLALLQLVKQGKLLIQQDQIAADISIQKKDDGD
- a CDS encoding pseudouridine synthase; this encodes MERLQKVIAHAGVASRRDAEKLILAGRVQVNGQVVTELGTKVTKKDLVEVDQVPIYKEEPVYYLFNKPDGVISSVADDKGRKVVVDYFKEIPQRIYPIGRLDYHTTGVLLLTNDGEFANLLMHPRYEIDKVYVAKVKGYPSPDALKRLEEGLVIDGQKTAKARARIRKNKAAKENATVELTIHEGRNRQVRKMLEAIGHPVKRLNRERYGFLTTEGLGVGEYRPLLKAEVERLKQYALQK
- the scpB gene encoding SMC-Scp complex subunit ScpB, whose amino-acid sequence is MTIEGACESLLFVAGEEGLSLEELANLLDLSKEKVQYRLWNLDKKLKTDSQRGLELVCLGGRYQLLTQKTYADLIQKYAVSPFALKLSQQALETLAVIAYQGPITRLEIDEIRGVQSQAMIKRLLLHDLIEEAGRKEGPGRPILYQVTNYFYQYFGLNSIADLPDISSLLPEEEEDKGLFDEEGDK
- a CDS encoding NAD-dependent protein deacylase; translated protein: MNKIETLKNMIYESDRIVFFGGAGVSTASGIPDFRSADGLFMQDSGYQVSAEEIISHSFFEKYPQIFFDYYFDHLVYPDAKPNACHRYLADLEAKGKEVAIVTQNIDGLHQEAGSQKVYELHGNVWDNYCLKCKRHYRTEDLEKDEQGIPRCSFDQAIVRPNVVLYEEALDQKEILGAVRAIEQADLMIVAGTSLRVYPAAGLIDYFNGSYLAVINKTKIQVDRKDTLVFEDSLTNVFKALDI